From the Tepidamorphus gemmatus genome, the window TAGTTCAGGATCAGGATGAACAGGACCATCACCGGGAACGACAGGATGATGTTGGAGATGAACGAGATCACCTCGTCCCACCAGCCGCCGAGATAGCCGGCGATCAGCCCGAAGGCAGTCCCGATGACATAGGCCACGAAGGTGGCGGTGATGCCCCATACGAGGACCCGCTGGCAGCCCCAGATCGCCCGGGACAGCATGTCGCGCCCCTTGAAGTCGGTGCCGAGCCAGTAGAAGACGCCGTTGCGCTCGGTGAAGGGCAGGGTGAACGGCGCGACCGGCTGGTTCGGATCGAGCAGCGGCAGGAAGGGTGCCGAGACTGCCATGAGCAGCCAGAAGAACACCAGCGACGCGCCGATCACCGCGATCCGCGACTCTGACCAGGCCCTGACCGCGAGAACATAGAGCAACAGCGTCGCCGGGATTGCCGGCATCAGCAGCACTTCGCCGAGATCGCCCATGTACCGGTCGAACAGGACGTAGGTCATCAGCGGCACCCACATCACCAGCGCCAGCGCGATCAGCGGGCGCGGCCGCGACAGTCGGCCGAGCAGGGAGGGCGATTCGGGTGAGGCGGAGGCGGACAGGGTCATGGTGCGTCTGCCTAGCCGAAGCGGATGCGCGGATTGAGCAGCGTGTAGCCGACGTCCGAGATGATCTGCGAGGCGACCGCGACGAACACGGCGGCGAGCGTCGCTGCCTGGATCACGTAGATGTCGCCGAACAGCGCCGCATCGAGCAACAGCTTGCCGAAACCGTTGTACTGGAAGAACACCTCGACGACGACCACGCCGGACAAGAGCCAGTTGAGCTGCAGCACGATCACGGTGAACGGCGCGATCAGCGCGTTGCGCAAGGCGTGCCGGAGGATCACCCGCGAATAGGGGATGCCCTTCAGGATCGCGGTGCGGATGTATTGCGAGGTCATCACCTCGGCCATCGAGGCGCGCGTCATCCTGGCGACGTAGCCGAAGTCGTAGATGACCAGGGTCGCCACCGGCAGCACCAGCTGGCGCCAGTCGAAGCCCTGCGTCATCGCCGACTTGGTGGGAAGCCAGCCGAGCCCCAGCGCGAAGATGACGGTCAGGAAGATGGCGGTGGCGATCTCGGGGATCGAGGTCGTGAACACCGAGATGAACGAGAAGGCGCGATCCTGAAGCGAACCTTCCTTCATGCCCGCCAGCACGCCGGTGCCCAGCGCGAGCGGGATCATCAGCGCGAACACCCAGAAGGCGAGGATGCCGGTGTTGATCAGCCGCTCGGCGAGCAGCGGGCCGACAGCGGTGTTCTTCTCGAAGGAGAAGCCGAAGTCGCCGCGGAGTATGTTGCCGAGCCAGTCGATGTAGCGCTCATGGAAAGGGACGTTGAGACCCTTTTGCTCGAGCCAGTTGTTGTAGGCTTCTTCGGTCAGCGCTCGCACGCCGAAGCCGCCCAGTTCGTTGACCGCGATCTGCTTCTTGAATTCGGGGCTGTCGAACACCACGAACAGCACGAGCGAGACCACTGCCATGATGAGCAGCATCTGCCCGAGCCGGCGGACCAGGAGTTTCAGCATTCGCTGCCGTCCCCTCCAATAGCCTGCCCGCAGCCGATGTCCCGTGAGGAACACCCGTGCCCGAGCAAGGTCTACGGCAGTCCGGCCGCGCCCGGCGGGCGCGGCCGCAGGCGCGCAACCGATCAGCTGTCCAGCCACACCTTGTTGAACTGGTGGTACTGGGTCGGATGTGCCGGAAAACCGTGCACGCGCTTGGTGGTGATGGTGAAGACCGGCCGCCAGATCGGCTGGATCATGACGGCGGCATCCTGCAGGATCTTCTCCACCTTTGCCATCTTCTCGCGCCGTTCCTCGACGTCGAGCGTCGCCTCCGCCTCGTCGAGCGCCTTGTCGAATTCGGGATCGGAGAACGCGCTCTCGTTCCACGGCACGTTCGAGCGATAGCCGAGCGACAGCACCATCGTGCCGAGCGGCCGGTGGGTCCAGGCGGTGATCCCGAACGGCGTCGTATCCCAGATCTCCCAGTACCGGGAGGCGGGAATCACGTTGATGTTCAGCCGGATGCCGGCATCCTTGAGCTGGTCGCGCATGATCTCGCACACCGTCTGATGCCACGGCCCGTCGGTGTTGCCGCAGTCGATGGTGAGCTCGATGCCGTCAGGATAGCCGGCCTCGGCCAGCAGTGCCTTGGCGCCCTCGACGTCCCGCTTCAGCTCGGGAAGGCGGTAGTACTCGGGATGGATTGGCGAGACGTGATGGTTCTCGCCGATATCGCCGCGGCCCTGGAACACCAGGTCCTTGTACACCGAGTTGTCGCAGGCCATCACCACGGCCTTGCGGACCCGGATGTCGTCGAAAGGCTTCTCGGTGACCCGCATCCGGGCGCAGACCGTCTGCGCCGTGCGGGCCTCGATGATGTTGCCGTCCAGCGCCTCGGCAAGCGGATACTGCTCGATGCCGAACTCGTAGATCGTGTCGAGATTGCCGGAGGCGAACTCGGTGAGCTGGTTGTCCTCGTCGAAATTGTAGTAGTGGATCTCGTCGAGATAGACCTTGCCGCCCCAGTAGGTGAACGGCTTGCCGCCGGCCTCCTTCACCCGCTTGAGAATGCAGCGTTCGCCGACCCGCAGTTCGCTCAGCGTGAACGGCCCGGTGCCGATCGGGTTGTCGGAGAACGGCGGCTTGAACGACCGGTGCACGATCGCCGTCGGATAGTTGTAGAGATCCTCGGCGACCGACAGCACCGGCTTCGTCAGGTGCAGCCTGACGGTGTAGTCGTCGAGCCGCTCGATCGAACCGGGGATCATCGACTTCACCCCGTCCTTCTCCTCGACCATCGCCGCGAAGGTCGACAGGCCGATATTGGAGGAGGCCGTCTCGGCGTTCATCCAGCGCTCGAAATTGAAGATCACGTCGTCGGCGTTGAAGGTGTCGCCATTGTGCCAGACGACGCCCTGGCGCAGCCTGAAGGTCCAGGTCTTCAGGTCATCGGACGCCTCCCAGCTCTCCGCGAGCATCGGCCGGGTAACGTTGTCCGGCGTGGTGAACGTCAGATATTCGAGGATGTGGCGGGTCTGGTTGGACATCTCGACCCAGGAATACGTGGCCGGATCGTCCATCCGCTGGACCTGCATGCCGACGCGCAGGATGCCGCCTTCCTTGGCATTGCTGTCGTCCTGCGGGAAGGGCAGGCCGGGCTGCGTGGCGAAGGCCGGTGTCAGTCCCGCCATCGAATAGGCCGCCCCGGCCGACAGGCCGAGCAGCGCGGCGATGCGCACGAATTCGCGGCGGCTCATCCGGCCACGATTCATCAGGTCCCGCGCCTCGTGCACCTTGGGATGAATGCGGCGCGGCGTGTCGTTGCTGGTCATTGGTGTTGAACCTCCCGTTGCTGCGATCGCATGACCCGTCGCGACCCACTCCCCTCATGTCTGTTCTGGCGGTCGCGAGGCATCATGCAGATGGCGGTCGATTGCGTCGTTTCTCCAACTGAGCTGACGCAGCCTAACATGCAGGCCCCGCAAGTCCGCAATACCGCGAAGACAAGAAATGCTTCGATTGCGACCTGTCCCGCCGGTTCCGCGACTTCGACGCCCGATGACGACGAAAGCAGCTTGGAATCTGATGTTTTTGTCGGCAGCGTGACATCATTGAGGCCCCATGGGCGGCGACTGCCCACCAGGATTCCGACATCCGCCGGGGCTCGGATTGACGATCGGGAGCTGCGTCAGCATGACGCTCGATACTTCCAGCCTGCCTGCCGACTCCGCCGGGCGCCGGGCTGGCCGTGCGGGCCGGGCGGGGCGGTCGCCCGCCCTGCCGCAGAAGCCGTTCCGCCAGCCGCGACTGCCCTATCGGCCCGTCGATGCGATCAGCGCCGACGAACTCGAGGCCATTCACGATGCCTCGCTGACGGTGCTGGAAGAGATCGGCATGGATTTCCTGCACGAGGAAGCCAGGGCAATCCTGAAGCGCGCCGGCGCAGACGTCGTGCCGGGCTCGCCGCGGGTCCGGCTCGACCGGGGCCTGATTGGCGAGGCACTGAAGACCTGTCCGCCGGAGTTCACGCTGCACGCCCGCAACCCCGAGCACAATGTGCGCTTCGGTGGCAACTGGGTCGCCTTCGCACAGATGGCGAGCGCACCCAACTGTTCCGATCTCGATGCCGGCCGCCGACCCGGCAACCAGGCCGATTTCCGCAAGGCGGTGAAGCTTGCCCAATCCTTCAACATCATCCACCTGACCGGTGGCTATCCGCTCGAACCGGTCGACCTGCACGCCTCGATCCGGCATCTGGAATGTCTGCGCGATTTCGCGATCCTGACCGACAAGGTGTTCCACTGCTATTCGCTCGGCCGCGAGCGCAATCTCGACGGCATCGAGATCGCCCGCATCGCCCGCGGCATCACGTCCGAGCAGCTGGAGCGCGAGCCGTCGATCCTGTCGATCATCAACTCGTCCTCGCCGCTCCGGCTCGACACGCCGATGCTGCAGGGCATCATCGAGATGTCGAGCCGCAACCAGGTGATCGTGATGACGCCGTTCACGCTGGCCGGCGCGATGGCGCCGGTGACGGTGGCGGGTGCGCTTGTCCAGCAGAACGCCGAGGCGCTCGCCGGCATCGCCTTCACCCAGCTCGTCCGCCCGGGCGCGCCGGTGGTCTATGGCGGCTTTACCTCGAATGTCGATATGAGGTCCGGGGCGCCCGCCTTCGGCACGCCGGAATACATGAAGGCTTGCCTCGTCGGCGGCCAGCTCGCCCGACGCTACAATCTGCCCTACCGGACCTCGAATACCTGCGCGGCGAATGCGGTGGACGCCCAGGCCGCCTACGAGTCGATCTTCTCGCTGTGGGGCGCGATCATGGGCGGCGGCAACTTCATCAAGCATGCCGCCGGCTGGATGGAGGGCGGGCTGACCTTCTCCTTCGAGAAGTTCATGGTCGATGTCGACACCCTGCAGATGGTGGCGGAATTCCTCACCCCGCTCGCGGTGGACGAGGACAGCCTGGCGCTCGAGGCGATGCGCGATGTCGGTCCGGGCGGCCACTATTTCGGCACGCCCCACACCCAGGCCCGCTACCGCGACGCCTTCTACGCGCCGCTGATCTCCGACTGGCGCAACTTCGAGACCTGGCAGGAGGCAGGCGCGCCGACTGCCGTCGAGAAGGCGAACCGCCTCTGGCAGGAGGTGCTGTCGCGCTACGAGCCACCGCCCATCGACCCGGCGATCGCCGAGGAGATCGACGCCTATGTGCAGCGGCGGATTGCCGAAGGCGGCGCGCCCACGGATTTCTGATCCGCTGATGCCGGAGCTTGCATGACGAAGAGGCTGCCATGAAGACCCATGCACAGGCCGTCGTGATCGGCGGGGGAGTCGTTGGCTGCAGCGTGCTGTACCACCTGACCAAGGCCGGCTGGCGCGATGTCATGCTGATCGAGCGTTCGGAGCTGACATCGGGCTCGACCTGGCATGCCGCAGGCGGCTTCCACACGCTGAACGGCGATCCCAACGTCGCCAAGCTGCAGGCCTACACGATCGGTCTCTACAAGGAGATCGAGGCGATCTCCGGCCAGTCCTGCGGCCTGCATCTCACCGGCGGTTTGCAGCTGGCCGGCACGCCCGAGCGGATGGAATGGCTGAAGATGGCCAAGGCGCGCGGCCGCTATCTGGGCATGGAGCTCGAGATCATTTCACCGAAGGAGGCAAAGGACCTGCTGCCACTGATCGACGAGCGGCACTTCGTCGGGGCGCTGTGGGATCCGATCGAGGGGCATCTCGATCCGGCCGGTACCACACATGCCTATGCCAGGTCGGCGCGCATCGGCGGCGCCGAGATCGTGCTGAGGAACCGCGTCACCGATCTCGTCCAGAACCCGGACGGCACCTGGCAGGTCGTCACCGAGCAGGGCACCG encodes:
- a CDS encoding ABC transporter permease, with amino-acid sequence MTLSASASPESPSLLGRLSRPRPLIALALVMWVPLMTYVLFDRYMGDLGEVLLMPAIPATLLLYVLAVRAWSESRIAVIGASLVFFWLLMAVSAPFLPLLDPNQPVAPFTLPFTERNGVFYWLGTDFKGRDMLSRAIWGCQRVLVWGITATFVAYVIGTAFGLIAGYLGGWWDEVISFISNIILSFPVMVLFILILNYLGQSGFNIVIAVTFASAPAIMRIVRGLALDIKSRDYVYAAQTRGEHPIWIMVVEMLPNVRGPIIVDACLRLGYTTVAITTLTFLGLGLQPPDPDWGLMIREAANTALIFKFSYMLVIPAASVSTLILGFNLMADGLREMSLQD
- a CDS encoding ABC transporter permease, with amino-acid sequence MLKLLVRRLGQMLLIMAVVSLVLFVVFDSPEFKKQIAVNELGGFGVRALTEEAYNNWLEQKGLNVPFHERYIDWLGNILRGDFGFSFEKNTAVGPLLAERLINTGILAFWVFALMIPLALGTGVLAGMKEGSLQDRAFSFISVFTTSIPEIATAIFLTVIFALGLGWLPTKSAMTQGFDWRQLVLPVATLVIYDFGYVARMTRASMAEVMTSQYIRTAILKGIPYSRVILRHALRNALIAPFTVIVLQLNWLLSGVVVVEVFFQYNGFGKLLLDAALFGDIYVIQAATLAAVFVAVASQIISDVGYTLLNPRIRFG
- a CDS encoding ABC transporter substrate-binding protein; protein product: MTSNDTPRRIHPKVHEARDLMNRGRMSRREFVRIAALLGLSAGAAYSMAGLTPAFATQPGLPFPQDDSNAKEGGILRVGMQVQRMDDPATYSWVEMSNQTRHILEYLTFTTPDNVTRPMLAESWEASDDLKTWTFRLRQGVVWHNGDTFNADDVIFNFERWMNAETASSNIGLSTFAAMVEEKDGVKSMIPGSIERLDDYTVRLHLTKPVLSVAEDLYNYPTAIVHRSFKPPFSDNPIGTGPFTLSELRVGERCILKRVKEAGGKPFTYWGGKVYLDEIHYYNFDEDNQLTEFASGNLDTIYEFGIEQYPLAEALDGNIIEARTAQTVCARMRVTEKPFDDIRVRKAVVMACDNSVYKDLVFQGRGDIGENHHVSPIHPEYYRLPELKRDVEGAKALLAEAGYPDGIELTIDCGNTDGPWHQTVCEIMRDQLKDAGIRLNINVIPASRYWEIWDTTPFGITAWTHRPLGTMVLSLGYRSNVPWNESAFSDPEFDKALDEAEATLDVEERREKMAKVEKILQDAAVMIQPIWRPVFTITTKRVHGFPAHPTQYHQFNKVWLDS
- a CDS encoding trimethylamine methyltransferase family protein → MTLDTSSLPADSAGRRAGRAGRAGRSPALPQKPFRQPRLPYRPVDAISADELEAIHDASLTVLEEIGMDFLHEEARAILKRAGADVVPGSPRVRLDRGLIGEALKTCPPEFTLHARNPEHNVRFGGNWVAFAQMASAPNCSDLDAGRRPGNQADFRKAVKLAQSFNIIHLTGGYPLEPVDLHASIRHLECLRDFAILTDKVFHCYSLGRERNLDGIEIARIARGITSEQLEREPSILSIINSSSPLRLDTPMLQGIIEMSSRNQVIVMTPFTLAGAMAPVTVAGALVQQNAEALAGIAFTQLVRPGAPVVYGGFTSNVDMRSGAPAFGTPEYMKACLVGGQLARRYNLPYRTSNTCAANAVDAQAAYESIFSLWGAIMGGGNFIKHAAGWMEGGLTFSFEKFMVDVDTLQMVAEFLTPLAVDEDSLALEAMRDVGPGGHYFGTPHTQARYRDAFYAPLISDWRNFETWQEAGAPTAVEKANRLWQEVLSRYEPPPIDPAIAEEIDAYVQRRIAEGGAPTDF